One Chryseobacterium sp. StRB126 genomic region harbors:
- a CDS encoding type II 3-dehydroquinate dehydratase, which yields MKVLIINGPNLNLLGTREPEIYGTVSMETYLDNLKSEFRAHELSYYQSNIEGELINRLQQDDFDAVVINPGAFTHYSYAIADCLKNIRKPKVEVHISNIYKREEFRQKSVTAANTDAVLSGFGMEGYRLAILSLK from the coding sequence ATGAAAGTTTTGATTATAAATGGACCTAACCTTAATCTCTTAGGTACCCGCGAACCTGAAATCTATGGAACTGTTTCTATGGAAACCTATCTGGACAACTTAAAATCTGAGTTTCGTGCTCATGAATTAAGTTATTACCAATCCAATATTGAAGGAGAGCTTATCAACAGGCTTCAACAGGATGATTTTGACGCAGTGGTGATTAACCCCGGAGCGTTCACCCATTACTCCTACGCTATCGCTGACTGTTTAAAGAACATCAGAAAACCTAAAGTAGAAGTTCATATCAGTAATATTTACAAAAGAGAAGAATTCAGACAAAAATCTGTTACTGCCGCCAATACCGATGCCGTTTTATCCGGTTTTGGAATGGAAGGATACAGATTAGCTATCCTTAGTTTAAAATAA
- a CDS encoding GYDIA family GHMP kinase encodes MSAIFSPGKLMLTSEYFAIDGALVLAVPTKLGQELFFEEKDDNQSLILWEALHQNRTWLKAVIDYKTWQILETNIPSSAEFIVKTLKNVQQLSAIKFKNDFTYHLKTNLQFPADFGLGSSSTLMNNLAEWSDIDPFYLNTISLGGSGYDIAVAKEKSAILFQSKPEIRYERVDFNPSFKNELIFIHLNQKQDSREGINLYKSKKKSQELVNEFSDITKKILLCNELENFSELMMIHERKISDFIEIPTVKEKIFSDCPVFVKSLGAWGGDFVMSAKFGGFKDYFWEKGFTTIFEWADLINL; translated from the coding sequence ATGAGCGCGATATTTTCACCGGGCAAGCTTATGCTTACTTCAGAATATTTCGCAATTGATGGAGCTCTTGTCTTAGCGGTACCTACCAAGCTAGGACAAGAGCTTTTCTTTGAAGAAAAAGATGATAACCAATCTTTAATTCTTTGGGAAGCCCTTCATCAAAACAGAACCTGGTTAAAAGCTGTCATTGATTATAAGACATGGCAAATTCTGGAAACCAATATTCCGTCAAGCGCTGAATTTATTGTCAAGACACTAAAGAACGTTCAGCAGCTTTCTGCTATAAAATTCAAAAACGATTTTACTTACCATTTAAAAACCAATCTTCAATTTCCGGCTGATTTTGGCCTTGGAAGCAGTTCTACATTAATGAACAACCTTGCAGAATGGTCGGATATTGATCCATTTTACTTAAATACAATCAGTTTAGGAGGCAGCGGTTATGATATTGCGGTTGCCAAAGAAAAGTCTGCAATTCTTTTTCAGAGCAAACCGGAGATCAGATATGAGAGGGTAGATTTTAATCCATCCTTTAAAAATGAACTGATTTTTATTCATTTAAATCAGAAACAAGATAGCCGGGAAGGAATCAACCTTTATAAATCAAAAAAGAAGTCTCAGGAATTGGTTAATGAATTTTCAGATATCACAAAGAAAATTTTATTATGCAATGAATTGGAAAATTTTTCTGAGTTAATGATGATTCATGAGCGTAAAATTTCCGATTTTATTGAAATTCCTACAGTTAAAGAAAAAATATTTTCAGACTGCCCTGTATTTGTCAAAAGTTTAGGTGCCTGGGGCGGAGATTTCGTGATGAGTGCCAAATTTGGGGGCTTTAAAGACTATTTTTGGGAGAAAGGTTTTACTACTATTTTTGAATGGGCTGATTTAATTAATTTATAA
- the fabD gene encoding ACP S-malonyltransferase: MKALVFPGQGSQFVGMGKELYDSRKDIKDLMESANEILGFDILSIMFHGTDADLKKTEVTQPSIFIHSVAALKAVNGLGAEMVAGHSLGEFSALVANGVLSFDDGLKLVSERAKAMQEACDANPSSMAAILGLEDAKVEEICAQINGIVVPANYNCPGQLVISGETSAVEEACVKLKEAGAKRALLLPVNGAFHSPLMQPAQERLAAAIENTKFRKATIPVYQNITTTAVTNPDEIKQNLIDQLTGPVKWTQSVQNMIKDGASNFIEVGPGKTLQGLIKKIDGSVDSASAI; this comes from the coding sequence ATGAAAGCACTTGTATTTCCAGGGCAGGGTTCTCAGTTCGTAGGAATGGGAAAAGAATTGTATGATTCTAGAAAAGATATTAAAGATCTGATGGAATCTGCCAATGAAATTTTAGGTTTCGATATTCTTTCCATTATGTTTCACGGAACGGATGCGGATCTTAAGAAAACAGAGGTTACCCAGCCTTCAATTTTTATACACTCAGTAGCAGCATTAAAAGCAGTAAACGGTCTTGGGGCTGAAATGGTAGCAGGACACTCTTTAGGAGAGTTCTCAGCATTGGTCGCTAATGGCGTTTTGTCTTTTGATGACGGTTTGAAATTGGTTTCTGAAAGAGCCAAGGCAATGCAGGAAGCTTGTGATGCTAATCCAAGTTCTATGGCAGCTATTTTAGGTCTTGAAGATGCTAAAGTTGAAGAAATCTGTGCACAGATCAATGGAATCGTGGTTCCGGCAAACTATAACTGTCCGGGGCAATTGGTAATTTCAGGAGAAACTTCTGCAGTAGAAGAAGCTTGTGTGAAATTAAAAGAAGCTGGAGCAAAAAGAGCATTATTATTACCGGTAAACGGAGCTTTCCATTCACCATTGATGCAGCCGGCTCAGGAAAGATTAGCAGCTGCTATCGAAAATACAAAATTCAGAAAAGCTACTATTCCTGTATATCAGAATATCACTACTACAGCAGTAACGAATCCTGATGAGATTAAACAAAATCTTATCGATCAGCTTACAGGCCCTGTAAAATGGACTCAGTCTGTACAGAATATGATTAAAGATGGTGCATCTAATTTCATAGAAGTAGGCCCAGGAAAAACCCTTCAGGGATTAATTAAAAAAATTGACGGATCTGTAGACTCTGCTTCTGCAATCTAA
- the pckA gene encoding phosphoenolpyruvate carboxykinase (ATP) — translation MKNTKIIHDLEKLGIKGNYEVVCNPSYEELYQAEVSPENQGFEKAELTESGAVSVKTGIFTGRSPKDRYIVQDDVTRDTIFWDGKVNLPTTTEIFGSCKELVMNQLSEAKKIYVVDAFCGTNADTRLKVRFIMEVAWQAHFVTNMFIRPSHFELENFGEPDFTVINGSKTTNPNWEAQGLNSENFVMFNLTEKLQIIGGTWYGGEMKKGMFAMMNYYLPLKGMASMHCSANVGEKGDVALFFGLSGTGKTTLSADPKRYLIGDDEHGWDNNGVFNYEGGCYAKVIDLSEEKEPDIFRAIKRDALLENVVVHDGVADYTDGSITENTRVSYPIYHINKIVLPSKAGHAKKIVYLSADAFGVLPPVSILNEDQAQYHFLCGYTSKLAGTERGITEPQPSFSPAFGEAFLTLHPTMYSKTLIGKMKEHGAKAYLVNTGWNGTGKRISLKDTRAIIDAIIDGSIDNAPRVQVPIMNLEIPAELPNVSKGILDPRDTYENASEWEEKAKDLAARYIKNFEQYCNTEEGKRLISSGPQLQEQTI, via the coding sequence ATGAAAAACACTAAAATCATCCATGATTTAGAGAAATTAGGGATTAAAGGAAACTATGAAGTAGTGTGTAATCCATCTTATGAAGAATTATACCAGGCTGAAGTTTCTCCTGAAAATCAGGGGTTTGAGAAAGCGGAACTTACAGAATCGGGCGCGGTATCAGTAAAAACAGGAATTTTCACAGGTCGTTCACCTAAAGACAGATATATTGTTCAGGATGATGTTACAAGAGATACAATTTTCTGGGATGGTAAAGTAAATTTACCAACGACAACAGAGATTTTCGGGTCTTGTAAAGAACTAGTGATGAATCAGCTTTCAGAAGCTAAGAAAATTTATGTTGTAGATGCATTCTGTGGAACGAATGCAGATACAAGACTTAAGGTAAGATTTATCATGGAAGTAGCGTGGCAGGCACATTTTGTTACGAATATGTTTATCCGTCCTTCTCACTTTGAGCTTGAGAACTTTGGAGAGCCAGATTTCACAGTAATCAATGGTTCTAAAACAACAAATCCTAACTGGGAAGCTCAAGGATTGAACTCTGAGAACTTCGTTATGTTTAACCTTACTGAAAAACTACAGATCATCGGAGGTACTTGGTATGGAGGTGAAATGAAGAAAGGGATGTTCGCGATGATGAACTATTATCTTCCATTAAAAGGTATGGCTTCTATGCACTGTTCAGCTAATGTAGGTGAAAAAGGGGATGTCGCTTTATTCTTTGGTCTTTCAGGAACAGGTAAAACGACTTTATCAGCAGATCCGAAAAGATACCTTATCGGTGATGATGAGCATGGTTGGGATAACAACGGAGTATTCAACTATGAAGGTGGATGCTACGCTAAAGTAATTGACCTTTCAGAAGAAAAAGAACCGGATATATTCAGAGCAATCAAGAGAGATGCACTTCTTGAAAACGTAGTAGTACATGATGGAGTAGCGGATTATACTGACGGATCTATCACTGAAAATACAAGAGTTTCTTATCCAATCTATCATATCAATAAGATTGTATTGCCATCTAAGGCTGGGCATGCGAAGAAGATCGTTTATCTTTCAGCAGATGCATTCGGAGTACTTCCTCCGGTTTCTATCCTGAATGAAGATCAGGCTCAATACCATTTCCTTTGCGGATATACCTCTAAATTAGCAGGAACTGAAAGAGGAATTACTGAGCCTCAGCCATCTTTCTCTCCGGCATTTGGTGAAGCGTTCCTTACATTACATCCAACAATGTACTCTAAAACATTGATCGGAAAAATGAAAGAACACGGAGCTAAAGCATATTTAGTCAACACAGGTTGGAATGGTACTGGTAAGAGAATTTCTCTAAAAGATACAAGAGCTATTATTGATGCAATCATTGATGGTTCTATTGATAACGCTCCTAGAGTTCAGGTTCCAATCATGAACCTTGAAATTCCTGCTGAACTTCCAAATGTTTCTAAAGGGATCCTAGATCCTAGAGATACGTATGAAAATGCTTCAGAATGGGAAGAAAAAGCAAAAGATCTTGCTGCAAGATATATCAAGAACTTTGAGCAGTATTGTAATACTGAAGAAGGTAAGAGATTGATCTCTTCCGGGCCTCAATTACAGGAACAAACTATCTAA
- a CDS encoding SusC/RagA family TonB-linked outer membrane protein, producing MINKNIFNSKVWIPPVAVFFLGIVSVSAQNSKPKKDTLKEKEIDEVVVVAYGKAKRNSYTGSVATISSDKINYRPVTNVTKALEGQVPGIQVTGASGQPGATSTIRIRGVGSVSASSEPLYVVDGIPFDGNINAISPNDIESISVLKDATASALYGSRGANGIIIITTKSGKKGEARVNLNISQGFSGRAVKDYEKVNTDQYFQLYWEAMRNGYQSGSISAQQAGQMATDNIISNLGVNPYGANYPKPVGTDGKLLPGAKALWNDDWRDILQRVASRNQVDLDISGGSEKSNYFFSLGYLDDKGMAIESGFKRYNTRLKLNSEVKSWLNVGVNLSYTNSIQQAPTSSDSKSSNIIQAARVVPSFYPYYERNPDGSYVLDAEGNKVYDFGKYRPTAALQNQNQAASLPLDKNENKIDNFSGKGFIELTFLPELKFRSSFSVDLVSYNEHYYTNPVLGQGKETGGSVSKSNSRTLSYTTSNILTYDKRFGKHHINVLGGHEFYKYDYQIISGSRQGFSLPNYYEPDAASLLVSFGGKSDKLSLLSFLGKVEYDFDNKYFLSASTRADSSSRFANENRWGTFWSVGGSWKLSSEEFIRNLDFFNLLTLRASYGGQGNDKLQKPNGSALYYAYQELYKNFPLAGEPGTTLEKVGTPNLKWETNLNLNVGLEFAILNNRIKGNVEYFERQSKDLLFNVPVAPSLGISDYPANVGTIKNTGFEFSLFTTPIKTSDFQWNVDINLSTLNNKITKLPGGPLVVGTTKQLNLGGSVYDFYLQEWAGVDPSNGKPLWKTITKDANGNLVEGTTSEYAKATKILQGSALPKLTGGVSTSVNYKNFDFSALLTFKIGGKILDTDYASILHSGNLGGRAWGTEMLNRWTPENPYTDVPALSTKTNNWTSQSTRFLYSGTYARLKNVSLGYTLPSDYFETIGLKKFRIYVQAENLLTFYKHKGMDPEQALDGTTYYRYPAMRTITFGLQATF from the coding sequence ATGATTAATAAAAATATATTTAACTCTAAAGTTTGGATTCCGCCAGTTGCAGTATTTTTCCTGGGAATTGTAAGTGTAAGTGCACAGAATTCCAAACCGAAAAAAGATACACTTAAAGAAAAGGAAATTGATGAAGTAGTTGTGGTTGCCTATGGTAAGGCAAAAAGAAATAGCTATACCGGTTCAGTGGCCACTATTTCCAGCGATAAAATCAATTACAGGCCTGTCACCAATGTAACGAAAGCATTGGAAGGTCAGGTACCCGGAATTCAGGTTACTGGTGCTTCAGGACAGCCTGGGGCAACTTCTACGATCAGGATCAGAGGAGTAGGTTCGGTAAGTGCTTCCAGTGAGCCTTTATATGTTGTGGATGGAATTCCTTTTGATGGAAATATCAATGCAATCAGCCCTAACGATATAGAATCGATCAGTGTTCTGAAAGATGCTACAGCAAGTGCTTTATATGGTTCAAGAGGAGCGAACGGTATTATTATCATTACCACAAAGTCAGGTAAAAAAGGGGAAGCCAGAGTAAATCTAAATATCAGTCAGGGATTCTCAGGCAGAGCAGTAAAAGATTACGAGAAGGTTAACACAGACCAGTATTTCCAATTGTATTGGGAAGCCATGAGAAACGGATATCAATCAGGTTCAATATCTGCGCAACAGGCAGGTCAAATGGCAACAGACAATATTATTTCTAATTTAGGAGTTAATCCTTATGGAGCTAATTATCCAAAACCTGTAGGAACTGACGGAAAATTATTACCTGGAGCAAAAGCTTTATGGAATGATGACTGGAGAGATATTCTACAGAGAGTGGCTTCCAGAAATCAGGTAGATCTGGACATTAGTGGGGGAAGTGAAAAAAGTAACTATTTCTTTTCATTAGGATATCTGGATGATAAAGGAATGGCGATTGAATCGGGATTTAAAAGATATAATACAAGATTAAAGCTTAATTCTGAGGTTAAAAGCTGGCTGAATGTTGGGGTTAATTTAAGTTATACCAACAGTATTCAGCAGGCTCCAACTTCTTCGGATTCTAAATCAAGTAATATTATTCAGGCAGCAAGAGTAGTTCCGTCTTTCTATCCTTATTATGAAAGAAATCCTGATGGTTCTTATGTCTTGGATGCTGAAGGAAACAAGGTTTATGATTTTGGAAAATACAGACCTACTGCAGCACTTCAGAATCAAAATCAGGCAGCAAGCTTACCATTGGATAAAAATGAAAATAAGATTGATAACTTTTCAGGAAAAGGGTTTATAGAATTGACATTCCTTCCGGAACTGAAGTTTAGATCAAGCTTTTCTGTTGATTTAGTTAGCTATAATGAACATTATTATACAAATCCGGTTCTTGGCCAAGGAAAAGAGACAGGTGGTTCTGTATCAAAATCCAATAGCAGAACCCTTTCTTATACCACCAGTAATATTTTAACTTACGATAAGAGATTTGGAAAACACCATATTAATGTATTGGGGGGTCATGAATTTTATAAATATGATTACCAGATCATTTCCGGTAGCAGACAAGGCTTTTCATTGCCTAACTATTATGAGCCTGATGCAGCCTCTCTATTAGTAAGTTTTGGAGGTAAAAGTGATAAATTAAGTTTATTAAGTTTCCTTGGAAAGGTTGAGTATGATTTTGACAATAAATATTTCTTATCTGCATCAACAAGAGCAGACAGTTCTTCAAGATTTGCAAATGAAAACAGATGGGGTACGTTCTGGTCTGTAGGAGGATCGTGGAAGCTTTCAAGCGAAGAATTTATCAGAAATCTGGATTTCTTCAATCTGTTGACATTACGTGCAAGTTACGGAGGTCAGGGGAATGATAAATTACAGAAACCAAATGGTTCAGCACTGTATTATGCCTATCAGGAATTATATAAAAACTTTCCTCTTGCCGGTGAACCTGGAACAACTCTGGAAAAAGTGGGAACTCCTAATCTAAAGTGGGAAACTAACCTTAACCTGAATGTAGGTTTGGAGTTTGCGATTCTTAATAACAGAATTAAAGGTAACGTGGAGTATTTTGAAAGACAAAGTAAAGATCTCCTGTTTAATGTGCCAGTAGCACCATCTTTAGGGATTAGTGATTATCCAGCTAACGTTGGAACCATAAAGAATACAGGTTTTGAATTTTCATTGTTCACAACGCCTATTAAAACGAGTGATTTCCAGTGGAATGTTGACATTAACCTGAGTACTTTAAATAATAAAATTACAAAATTACCTGGAGGGCCACTTGTTGTAGGAACAACTAAACAGTTAAACTTAGGAGGTTCTGTATATGATTTTTACCTTCAGGAATGGGCTGGGGTAGACCCAAGTAACGGAAAGCCATTGTGGAAAACAATTACGAAGGATGCTAACGGAAATCTGGTAGAAGGAACCACTTCAGAATATGCTAAGGCTACGAAGATTTTACAAGGTTCTGCTTTACCTAAATTAACAGGGGGAGTGAGTACAAGTGTCAATTATAAAAACTTTGATTTTTCAGCCTTACTAACGTTTAAAATAGGCGGAAAGATTCTGGATACAGATTATGCTTCCATTCTACATAGCGGAAACTTAGGTGGACGTGCTTGGGGTACAGAAATGCTAAACAGATGGACTCCGGAAAATCCTTATACAGATGTTCCTGCTTTAAGCACGAAAACGAATAACTGGACTTCGCAGTCTACAAGATTCCTTTATTCAGGAACCTATGCGAGACTTAAAAATGTAAGTTTAGGATATACACTGCCATCGGATTATTTTGAAACTATTGGGTTAAAGAAATTCAGAATTTATGTGCAGGCGGAAAACCTTCTGACTTTCTATAAACATAAAGGAATGGATCCTGAGCAGGCGCTGGACGGAACAACGTATTACAGATATCCGGCGATGAGAACCATTACTTTTGGTCTTCAGGCAACATTCTAA
- the bshC gene encoding bacillithiol biosynthesis cysteine-adding enzyme BshC, giving the protein MKTINKISFNDIESIPQLVKDFLNQDIEGFENKTFSVEHFSQQIHLKKDSFSSEQRNILSNVFEKQLSELTLSSKQKENIENLKLPNTFTITTGHQLNLFSGPVFFVYKILQTIKTCTYLKEHFPDFNFVPVYWMASEDHDFAEINHFKTENNYYEINEKSGGPVGRIKISDTYFISEFEKEFKDSVFGTELILMLKEAYKVGNTLTQAIQILVNRLFSKFGLLILDGDSKELKEQIKDVFKDELLNFSLQETSKDKVDFLTDKYGKVQVNPREINLFYLSETRDRIDFNGQKYFVVDTDIQFTEQEIITELENYPEKFSPNALMRPVYQEKVLPNLAYIGGNAEIMYWLELKDYFSKLNIPFPILIPRNSMLFLKEKTLGKIEKLDLTIEDFFQNFTVITNRKILKDNSILELLDKKEEMFTSSFAELKASAETTEKSFGNMVKAEEVRQLKSFKRMKKRLLHAEKIKQNELLERLENLFLDVHPSKTWQERIYNFSVFFSDEGYPWLENCLEEMVVQDSKLIIVAI; this is encoded by the coding sequence TTGAAAACAATTAATAAAATATCATTTAATGATATAGAAAGCATACCTCAATTAGTAAAAGATTTTTTGAATCAAGATATTGAGGGTTTTGAAAATAAAACATTTTCTGTGGAGCATTTCAGCCAGCAGATTCACCTAAAAAAAGATTCCTTTTCTTCAGAACAGAGGAATATATTGTCTAATGTATTTGAAAAGCAGTTATCAGAGCTTACTCTTTCTTCAAAACAGAAAGAAAATATTGAAAACCTGAAGCTGCCCAATACTTTTACCATTACAACCGGGCATCAGCTGAATTTGTTTTCAGGACCGGTTTTCTTTGTCTATAAAATTTTACAGACCATAAAAACCTGCACCTATCTTAAGGAGCATTTTCCGGACTTTAATTTTGTTCCGGTATATTGGATGGCTTCTGAAGATCATGATTTTGCCGAGATCAATCACTTTAAAACGGAAAATAATTATTATGAGATTAATGAGAAATCCGGTGGACCTGTAGGAAGGATTAAGATTAGCGACACTTACTTTATTTCTGAATTTGAAAAAGAATTCAAAGATTCTGTTTTCGGTACAGAACTGATCTTAATGCTGAAAGAAGCCTATAAGGTTGGAAATACTTTGACACAGGCTATCCAGATTCTGGTGAATCGTCTTTTTTCAAAATTTGGATTATTGATATTAGACGGAGATTCAAAGGAGCTTAAAGAACAGATTAAAGATGTCTTTAAAGATGAGCTGCTAAATTTCAGTTTACAGGAAACTTCAAAAGATAAAGTGGATTTCTTGACTGACAAATATGGAAAAGTTCAGGTGAATCCTCGTGAAATTAATCTTTTTTACCTTTCTGAAACAAGAGACAGAATTGATTTTAATGGACAGAAATATTTTGTTGTAGATACAGATATTCAGTTTACAGAACAAGAAATCATCACTGAGCTTGAAAATTATCCTGAAAAATTCAGTCCGAATGCTTTAATGCGTCCGGTATATCAGGAAAAAGTATTGCCGAATCTTGCCTATATCGGAGGGAATGCCGAAATTATGTATTGGCTGGAACTGAAAGATTATTTCTCAAAATTAAATATTCCGTTCCCAATCCTGATTCCAAGAAACTCCATGCTTTTCCTGAAAGAGAAAACATTGGGGAAAATTGAAAAACTTGATCTTACAATAGAAGACTTCTTCCAGAATTTTACAGTAATTACCAACCGCAAGATTTTAAAAGATAATTCTATTTTAGAATTACTGGATAAAAAAGAAGAAATGTTCACCAGCAGCTTTGCTGAATTAAAAGCATCTGCCGAAACTACTGAGAAATCCTTTGGTAATATGGTGAAAGCAGAAGAAGTAAGACAGCTGAAATCATTTAAAAGAATGAAAAAACGCCTTCTTCATGCTGAAAAAATAAAGCAAAACGAATTGTTGGAAAGGCTTGAAAATCTGTTTTTAGATGTACACCCTTCCAAAACATGGCAGGAAAGAATTTATAACTTTAGTGTATTCTTTTCAGATGAAGGCTATCCATGGCTTGAAAATTGTTTGGAAGAGATGGTGGTTCAAGATTCCAAATTAATAATTGTTGCCATTTAA
- a CDS encoding LysM peptidoglycan-binding domain-containing protein: MIKRFFILSSLCMVLGVSAQKSHTVVQGDNPYNIAKKYGITVDELLKLNPKHKDGKLAIGDVLTVKTEKAAAAVAPKTVAPEKVGTIAGTPVGKIILQPKQTIYGITKQYRISETDLRKLNPELDSHMKIGDEITLPLTSIKKYGGDQPTVTATATKPVETPVEKTVTATPTPAVEGENYVIQAKDNYYRITKQFGISQQDLYTLNPGLEEKGLKPGETIKIKRSNTETVVETTNSKAKMDAGNDNPSPASNNVVIGDDYVTYTVQQGDTVFSIVNKFGVSIDELIALNPDLSKGLKTGMVLRIKKQDPVYVKKNGDALSVVLMLPFGYSTNETQYRGMALDFLTGAKLAIERNARGGQKLDVKIVDSGNEASFKNSLTQINPENTDLIIGPFFKSNVIDVLDFTKNQKIPVVAPFANTPELYNYNNLIIVETNNQTYADKLVEEVKAVYSDQKIYVVTDAKKENANYIKSGLEKAVKNPNIVIVNSPADIQLDQNMMTGQSAPVIAVLANEDMGDVFANKVIALSKEVQGIKAFSMFYSPVFEKKVDDLSQASLVYLMDRKINTDGNFEKEILAAYKSKYCKTPPKYAIVGFDVVNDMLTRENKKGEIFKQMNKVQTQLATKFEFVKSKANGAYVNTGYRVIRLVP; the protein is encoded by the coding sequence ATGATAAAGAGGTTTTTTATTCTTTCCAGTTTATGTATGGTTTTGGGAGTTTCAGCCCAGAAATCGCATACCGTTGTACAAGGTGACAATCCTTACAACATTGCAAAGAAGTATGGAATAACTGTAGATGAATTGCTGAAGCTAAACCCTAAACATAAAGATGGCAAGCTGGCTATCGGAGATGTTTTAACCGTAAAAACAGAAAAAGCAGCAGCTGCAGTTGCTCCTAAAACTGTTGCACCTGAAAAAGTGGGTACAATTGCGGGAACTCCGGTGGGTAAAATTATTTTGCAGCCTAAGCAAACAATCTATGGAATTACAAAACAATACAGAATCTCTGAAACAGATCTGAGAAAACTGAATCCTGAATTGGATTCTCACATGAAGATCGGGGATGAGATCACATTGCCTCTTACCAGTATCAAAAAATATGGTGGAGATCAGCCTACAGTAACGGCAACAGCAACAAAACCTGTAGAGACTCCTGTTGAAAAAACAGTAACAGCTACACCTACACCTGCTGTAGAAGGAGAAAATTACGTGATCCAGGCCAAAGATAATTATTACAGAATTACAAAACAGTTTGGAATCAGCCAACAAGACCTTTATACTTTAAATCCAGGATTGGAAGAAAAAGGATTAAAGCCTGGTGAGACTATCAAAATAAAAAGATCAAATACAGAAACTGTAGTTGAAACTACCAATTCAAAAGCAAAAATGGATGCAGGGAATGATAATCCTTCACCGGCTTCCAATAATGTAGTGATTGGTGATGACTATGTTACCTATACCGTTCAGCAGGGAGATACTGTATTCTCCATTGTAAATAAGTTTGGAGTAAGTATTGATGAATTAATCGCTCTTAACCCAGATCTTTCAAAAGGATTGAAAACTGGTATGGTTTTAAGAATCAAAAAGCAGGATCCGGTATACGTTAAGAAAAACGGAGATGCATTAAGTGTAGTATTGATGCTTCCTTTCGGATACAGTACCAACGAAACTCAATACAGAGGCATGGCTCTTGATTTCTTAACAGGTGCTAAACTTGCTATTGAAAGAAATGCAAGAGGAGGTCAGAAACTGGATGTGAAAATTGTAGATTCAGGGAATGAAGCTTCTTTCAAGAATTCTCTAACGCAGATCAATCCTGAAAATACAGATCTTATTATTGGTCCATTCTTTAAGTCCAATGTAATTGACGTATTAGATTTTACTAAAAATCAAAAAATTCCTGTAGTTGCACCATTTGCCAATACACCGGAATTGTACAACTATAACAATTTGATTATCGTTGAAACAAATAATCAAACCTATGCAGATAAACTTGTAGAAGAAGTTAAAGCAGTATATTCAGATCAAAAAATATATGTAGTAACAGACGCTAAAAAAGAAAATGCAAACTACATTAAATCAGGTCTTGAAAAAGCAGTAAAAAATCCTAATATCGTTATTGTAAACTCTCCGGCAGATATTCAGCTGGATCAAAATATGATGACTGGGCAATCGGCACCGGTAATTGCTGTTTTAGCCAATGAGGATATGGGTGACGTTTTTGCAAATAAAGTGATTGCTCTTTCTAAAGAAGTACAGGGGATAAAAGCATTCAGTATGTTCTACTCTCCGGTTTTTGAGAAGAAAGTAGATGATTTGAGCCAGGCAAGCCTGGTATATCTGATGGACAGAAAGATCAATACAGACGGGAACTTTGAAAAAGAGATTCTGGCAGCTTATAAAAGTAAATACTGCAAGACCCCTCCAAAATATGCTATCGTAGGTTTTGATGTGGTTAATGATATGTTGACAAGAGAAAATAAAAAAGGAGAAATTTTCAAACAGATGAATAAAGTGCAGACTCAGCTTGCAACAAAATTCGAGTTTGTAAAATCTAAAGCAAACGGAGCTTATGTAAACACAGGGTACAGAGTCATCCGATTGGTACCTTAG